One stretch of Patagioenas fasciata isolate bPatFas1 chromosome 9, bPatFas1.hap1, whole genome shotgun sequence DNA includes these proteins:
- the RAP2B gene encoding ras-related protein Rap-2b isoform X2, with protein MREYKVVVLGSGGVGKSALTVQFVTGSFIEKYDPTIEDFYRKEIEVDSSPSVLEILDTAGTEQFASMRDLYIKNGQGFILVYSLVNQQSFQDIKPMRDQIIRVKRYERVPMILVGNKVDLEGEREVSFGEGKALAEEWSCPFMETSAKNKASVDELFAEIVRQMNYASQPNGDEQCCSSCAIL; from the coding sequence ATGCGGGAGTACAAGGTGGTGGTGCTGGGCTCGGGCGGCGTGGGCAAGTCCGCCCTCACCGTCCAGTTCGTGACGGGCTCCTTCATCGAGAAGTATGACCCCACCATCGAGGACTTCTACCGCAAGGAGATCGAGGTGGACTCCTCGCCGTCGGTGCTGGAGATCCTGGACACGGCGGGCACCGAGCAGTTCGCCTCCATGCGGGACCTCTACATCAAGAACGGGCAGGGCTTCATCCTGGTCTACAGCCTGGTGAACCAGCAGAGCTTCCAGGACATCAAGCCCATGCGGGACCAGATCATCCGGGTGAAGAGGTACGAGAGGGTGCCCATGatcctggtgggcaacaaggtGGACCTGGAGGGCGAGCGGGAGGTCTCCTTCGGGGAGGGCAAAGCCCTGGCCGAGGAGTGGAGCTGCCCCTTCATGGAGACCTCGGCCAAAAACAAAGCCTCGGTGGACGAGCTCTTCGCGGAGATCGTCAGGCAGATGAACTACGCCTCGCAGCCCAACGGGGACGAGCAGTGCTGCTCCTCCTGCGCCATCCTCtga